agatcatatcaggctgtatgtggcccctgaactaaaatgagttttacacccctgacctaaagagtaacttgaaagtgagatataagaacttatttttagatattacatcttgaaaatcttatttcaagaaatcttaccaagatatttttcacttgttcaagattttttttttttttgcttaatacaagcaaaaacatctgtcaatggaacaagtgaaaattgaaAAAGTGAAAAGTGAAAGATTTCTTGCAACTAattaaattcctaaaaaaaaaaaaaaaaaaaatcccaaatttaattccagtttttaattttgtttttttgttttgattattaACTCTGGTCCATAATCAGTCATAATAAGTGacaatgaaatgtttttttaatgcttgATGTCAACAGCTGAATTGCTGAAAAAAAAGCTCAGACTTCGCAAAACATGAATGAACTGTTCACTCTAAAGCTCTGTAAACACaataattttcatttttgtgtgtttacaatgtaatgaaaacaaaaatatcaatcaaccaatcaaccaaccaaccaaattttatttatattgcccCACATCATgacaagttatctcatgacactttacatttagagccggtctaaaccagactctcatGAATATTATGTTCCATTTCAGCAAGTAGATCCTCCCATTTCCCACCAAATCTCACACACTGGACAATTAAATATAGGCAAAGTTCTTTAAAGACAAATGCTGTTTATTCCTCAGGGTGAAATTAACTTGTGATGGTTGTTGTCATAATCTACAATAGAAAGTGTGTCTGGGGGTGATTACAGTGCTAATTTGGAAATCCATGTGAGTATTCCaaaaacctttaaaatgaaataCAGATTGGATCATTTTTATGTCATGCAAGTAAATCAAGACTGTCTACATAAAGGACCTTTCGTAACAGACTGCAGTGTGAGGTCGAAGATGCAACTGCTCAGTGTTGTGATGGATGAAACTCCAAATGAAATGCTGCACTGGGAATTCATCACTGATCTGaagttttttaatcattttaagtTTTTCTTGCTGTTATTCTCTAAAACAAAAGGCTGAAACATTAAAATGCTCATTGTTGCAAGTTATAAATTCACAAGTAAGCATGAATCGACAGTGTAAAGGTTATGAGTTACAGTTCAGTCAGGTTGTACAGTTtattaaattcaattttgcagAAGAGAAAAAAAGCTGCATTCCATTTACATTTAATTTAGTTAGATAGAACAATAGTTTTGTTTGAAGAAAGGTCCAGTGTTTGGTTTGGATGAAGTGAATGTAACTTGATACTGGATGCAGTGTGCAATGTTTCAAGACAAAAATCTCATCATGAATATGAAAACCTGATTAAATCCGTAAGTGCAAAGGTTCAGAGTCAGTATAATCTCCTTTTGCCATTTTACAGAATTACCCTTTTACTAAATAGCAGCAAAATATGTGACAAGTATGTGTCAGAATGAGCTTGTTTAAAAGTAAGAAGTCcatttatacatatgtgtgtgtatatatatatatatatatatatatatatatatatatatatatttttttttttttttttttttttttttttttttttttaaattttttttttactattctcCATCAGTCAAAATCAGCACAAATCCTGAAATGTTATTACAATTATTCAGAATACTCTCAGCCTCCTGTGACTTCAATCATTGTTACTTCAGGTCTTACTTTTGTGTCTGCATGTGCATTTAGGTCTAATCCTGAAGTCTTAAGTAAgggaaaataaaaaatctgaataactttACAAAACTTATTTATGATGGAGAACAGTGAAAGTCAAGATTCTTGTTAATGCCATTAACAGTGAccgcacaaaaatgaaaaaacaggttATTTAATCTTCTGCCCTGGAGTGTAGACATAATATCTACATACCCCTGTGTATCAATAAACTGATTAACATATCAATATCAGACACTCTCACTCACTTTCCTTTAATTCTTATAGGGAAATCTTGTCTTTCCACatttatttgtcagtttattCACTAAAACATTCATAGTTATacctagaaaaagaaaaaaggagccATGCGTAATATGTGACTTGTTACTGTTAAAACTCATAGCTGGCTTAGGATGAGTGtaaaaaacattgcattattcTGTATCCTACAAGACGTTTTAATATActcttgcccataaagttggaataatattgttttcagacacatttctctttttattcctatttatacacatcagtaatcacctttgaagGTGCAATGATTTCAAATTgactcccagttacactttatctatcaagaataaatcattgccacaatcatttaaaaaaaattaaaattatagtaaaaatattttattccaactttatgaggaACAGTGTGCAAAATTTTATCTTAAACTGATGGGCACAGACTTGAAAACAATGAGGGAATTTCCTCAAATTTAGTGCAAATGATCCTTTAAATACAGGGATAAACTGatttaaggtcaaaggtcatggtcacTTCCCCCTGATAAAACTGAAGAATTCATAGTTATATATTTGTGACATAATCTCACACAAATATTTAACAAGATAAAATGAACTGACTATAAAACTGTCATTTTATGGTCAAAGGTCAACTTCACAGTGAAATATTATTCTGCAAAAACACTTGACATGGTCAATGACATAAGAACTTGACTGCACAGCAGAGGCTGCGAGGGGGTAACTCTAGTTTAAAATTAGATTATACAGTTTTCTTTTCATGCCCTCTGCTACTCCCTAAATGTGGCCTCCAAACACTGCTCTTAGATCCGTCAGTGTGATCAGCGGGGGAATTTCATTAGAGTGAGACCTCCATGGAGGAGGCTGATAACAGcatacgaggaggaggaggaggaggaggaggaggaggaggaggaggaggaggtggtgaacAGCGTATGCTGTGTTTGACCAAAGACAGTCTTCAGTTGTTATCTCAGCTGGGTGGTGAGGGAGAGGAGAGGGACAGGAGGgtgggagaggagagaggaggctgGGAAGGTtccaaggaaaggaaaggaaaagaaatgtgggtaggaggaggagagaaggatgTACAAAAAAACAGGGCAGGTGGGGAAAGGAAGGAAATCAGACAAAAAAGGGGGGGGGAGGGTGACGTCGGAGAGGAGAAGTGAGCCTGGACTTCCCACTGAGGAGTGATATGATGGTAATCTCTCAGCTGCAACATCTGGTCCAGTCCTGAACCGAACAATGGCTCCAGAAGGGAGATTGCAGTGATCCGGCTGCCTGTCTCAGTCCTGCGGAGATGGCCTGATAACCCAGCTCCACTGGGCTAAAAGGCCAGTCTGGCTCTGCAGGTCAGTGCCATGTGGATCAACAAAGACATACCTTGTGTGTGGACGCGCCAGGTCACAGTTAATAAAGCTGCTCCTATGTGGTCTGATGGGAAAGGAGGAGGGCGGGTGGATAGGAGCTCCTGTGTTTAAGGTGATGAGTGAATCCCCCCTGGAAACATTCCTCAGATCCTCCTTCCATTAATGTGACACTCACTCTGAAGATGAGTCATTCATTGGGGATTATTTTATATTTGTGTCAAGCTGTAATTGCTGGCAATAAACTTTGTAAAAGAAGTAGATGTAGCTGTCTGTGATGTCTCCTATTGCTTTGTGGATGCCTGAAGTTTGGCATTTTGGCTGTCACCATCTTACAATAGATCTCCTTTAGTGTCACTTTATGGGAAGATGCACCCCTTAAGCACAGCTCTATAAATTATGCATAACACAAATATGAAGAGActataaagacacacacacatagttacacaaatacaatatttacaaccACTGTATGGTCaataagtatgaaaataaaagattttgagTTGGGGAAAAATGAGGAGTGAAACTAGCCAAGTTAAAGATATGACTGAGCTTATGAGAtgctaaaatgcaataaataaattacaGTATGCGTAACTAAGAAGTAGCTTACTTCAAGCTATTTGCCTGTTAGCTTTGTACTTTTTATTGTACTGTAAAAACAATGCTAATGAACGGGCTAGCTAAAAGGCTAGCTCTGTGTCTAAATTCAGATACGTCTATTAGTACATGCCATCTTGCAACATGGCGTACTCTATATAGGCTAAAAGTAGTGCTTAAACTTCGATAGGTTCAGTATGGTTGTTTATGCTAACAGGTAGAGCATTATTCCCAATATTCAACATGAATCAGCTACCAGAATATATTTGCCTGTTAAAGCTGTGGTCTGTATTTACACAATTGTTGGTGCCACATCTACGACGCTGTAGCCAAAACAGAGACCATTGAGGAGTATATTCCAGCATTCCACACTCAATTTTTAGACCATTTTGACAATACCCAGGTATTTACCATTCATTGCATTTTACAATAGATGAGAATGAACATACTCTTGTACTCAAAATAACAACTTTAAGTACATTAGTTTGTGAACTGAGACATCGGTAATGCTATTTAATTTAATGCTGAATTAATGTTCGCATTAGAACAACAGTGGATTAGCTAATGTTATAACAATATTCAATATTAGACTCGTCTCAGCTATAGTGCTGACAATGGAGGTTAATTAGCGTGTTTTTACATTATGAAGTTATGCTAAAAGACCAGGAGTAGTACTTAAGTCCTGGAAAACTTAATGAAATATTTATGTTACAAAATTCCtcaggaaaaaagttttattcagtAAACACAGGGTCATAAAGTCAGACCCATCAGGAGAGCTAGCTTTCACAGCAGAGACCTGCCTATCACAACAGCCACGCCCTTGTCTATGAGCATTAACAATGTTAACAGGTAATATGTGTAATGATACAGTTATGAACATTGTCATTACCTGTAAAGACTAGGACATTTTTTGTATCACTGTGTAAACATGTTATTTCTTCTGTTAAGTTTGAAATTGTAACATGAGAGTCTATTGAGATTGAGCCAAGCCAGCCAGTCTCAAGTGGACATTTAAGGAACTGCAGGTTTTGGTGCATCAGCGCAGGCTTCAGGTTTCAGCCCCAGTGACTGCTGCTTAGTACTGCCCAACAAATCTGCCTAATACCCCAAGTGTGTGGTTGTACATATAGAGTAAGatgatttgtgtgtttttttttagttttaagatGCCTTGGAGATTAGTTTAAGGACATAAAATGGAGGACAGAGAGACACCACGATCATCAAAAGCTGAAGAAAATCCAGATGGTGCTCAAGTGGAGGACGACATCATAGGAGACTATAAGGCTCATGAATGTCAGCAGCTCTGATTAAAAGCCATTCcgcttgggggaaaaaaaagtgctggCTTTGCCTTTCATGCCCATTTATCACATGGAATTGTTTGTATACAGTTGTTTTATTCtccccaagtgtgtgtgtgtgacagagaaagagagcgagagagagcgagagagagagagagagagagagagagagagatgagatgAATGTAATTAAAGTTTTTTAATTAGATGCTGTTCTTTTCTGGGAAGCCTGTGGCAGCACTGGGTGGAGCCAGAGTGGAGACAGGAGGTTTGTGGTCTGGCTGAGGGAACCACGCCGGGCCTGGGTAATGGAAACCGGGTGTTCactgtacacatatacacatacatgcaaacacacacatgcacaggcgCCCACACACACAAAGCTGAAGAGTGCATAAACACACAGTGAAAGCCACATAAACTTATGCAGACATGAATCTGACTGAACCCCCACAATACTAATGTATGccaccaatacacacacacacacacacacacacacacacacagataaatgcATAAATTCATCCGTGTGACTACCTGCATTATAGAACTCAGCCTGCTGACACGTAAATTCCCTAAATAGAGATGATGCGTGCATTTGCatgcacatacatgcatgcaaGCTCATgcatatataaaaacaaatactgaatctctttcacacacacatgcacaagtgCACACATGAATGCACACTCCCTGTCTGTCACTCATACAAGGATGTGTGTGCGCACACACAGAGCTCATTATAGATGCCCATAGCACGCACAAATATATAAACACTCTGGGATACAAGCATGCACACATGCATGAATGCACACACGGTCTCCAGCACTCCCCTCACCCTCAGTCATTCCACatgcatacacacgcacacatgcgaGCACACACATATAAATGGGCTTATGCACATGCTtgagcacacacatacacgcacacaatAAGCCCTCGTCACTTAAACTCCTaagtgcacacacacgcacatcagCACTTTACATTTCAACATTCCCCACAGATACACACTCATAGAGGCAGTCACGACACAAAGGCGCACACCCAGTGCCAATCACTCCAACAATGTGATATAAAATGCATATCCTGCATCATTCACTGGCTTTAATACACActcgcacacatacacactgcagGGCCAGGAAATGCACAAAACAGATCCTGACATCAGTAAGGCAAGGCCCGCCTTTTCCATTAGACATTGACGTCAGTTTTCCACAAAAACTGTTTCACCTCAAATTACAGGCGATCAAAACCTTCCTCTGTTGACAGTTAAGAATAGATCACCTAAGATACACATGGCATGAACAAAAGCAGTGTTCCGGATACAGAGTCTTAAATAAGTACAGAAAACCTCCATCAGACACAGAGCAGTGACTGTGAGACCCCAATGCTGCGCTGGCCTCGCTCCAACCACTGGAGTCagatgtatgtaaatatatgGAAAACACCGAGGTGTGAGAGTGCATACATTTTCACACAGCCACCATATGTGCTTTTCAGTGAGACCTGGGGTTGCTTTAATAATAAAAGCCTTcgattcctcttcttcttctcctcttccaaGAGGATCATCAATGTGTCTTGGGTCCTGGACAGTCGACATGAGTGGGTCAAACTGGGCAGCAACAGGTCAATCACTATGAACAGGGCACCATCTAGTGTTGCATGCAGAGTATGAGAGTGCAGCACTGAAGTTCCCTTCAACCAATAAGTACACCCATGATGAGTGTATGTTTTACTGACTTCATGTTTAGTGCACAGTGTCTTTACAGTCATTGGACTCTCAGGTCACTGTGAGGTTAGTTTCATCTCCAAACTGAAGAGCTTACAGGTTACACAAACCCAACAGGGTAGTGGACCGGCCAGCAGATGTTATTGTTTGCATAGGCTGGGCTATAAACAAACCAAAGCCTGAGGCGCTGCTGCAGCTCTGAGCTGTAGACAGCTTTAATCACACTTAAGACTCTcaaggaaaacagcagcaatgaaatatattatcagtgtaatttttcctccTTGTTCAATCTATTCATCCATAGTACTGTGTAAAATGTCTGTCAAAATTCCTAAATGCACAAAAACTTGCTTTCTTAAGAAAGCAAAACATATTCGTAAGAGTCTAGGTGTATAGAAGTTTCAGACTTTTGTTAGCCATCTAAAATATCAATTCACCAGCACTTTGTAATACCTCAAAAACCTCGACCCGTTACTGTGCTTGCGCTCATATTATGTAATATTATCCAACACAAGTTGAAATGATGCCTTTCAGCCACACACACCTGTAGCTACCTGCAGGTTGACTGGATCATAACGGCTCAAAGAGGAGCGGTTCTTTTGTGTTACCAAAAACCAACTTCACCTCACAGCTTGAATTAACATATACACAACATGGACATTATTTTGTGCATAAACTGTGGATGTTGAGGTTTACACCCTTTAGCACCATATAACTTCAAAAGTCCACATGCGTACCCTGTATGACATCTAACTGCAGCTGTGATTATTCAGATGTAGATATAGAAATATATCTGGAAACCTTTGTACGGAACTTACAGAATATTTGTAGCATTTCAACAGCTTACGTTCAGTACTTACAAATTCAATACTCACTTAAAACAAAGTATTTCAGCATGATTTTGAATAATAAAACCATGACAAACTATGGATGAGGATGAAATAGTCAATGGTATTCAACAAGTGACAGTTCATCTACAGACGAAGTAGCACAAATTAATTATTGAATCTCAACTAATAAGATGCTGAAATGTTACTAATGATCTGTAAACTCTTCATAGATGGAATATCCATCTaagtatgaatatatgtatacaCGAGACACCATCAAATGGGCACAAAATGCTAAGCTGCAACCATATCATCCTCGATCTGCAAAATATCAGTTTCAGTTTCAATACATGCCTCAAGGACAGAAGTAAACATACAACAGTTGCATACTTACTTAGTTTCTGAATTCTACTTTTGTCCTGGGACAGCAGTTTGCACCAGTTCAGTAGAATGTAcactacacacaaacataaaTACCAATATGACAGAGTTTTACAAACTGAACCCAGGTGCTTTCACACTGTTTTGGGCGTGGCACAACTAACAAAATCCATAgggcacaaaaaaacaaaaacaaaaaagcacgCTTTgccaaaacaataaaacacagcaAATGGTGTTTATTGTCAAAGTGTAGGAGTAGGACAATGTTATATGTGCATAATTAATTCTTGTGTACTCTAATTGTGCAACAAACTAAGCTACAGTATATACAGACATCTATCATTAACTGTTGATAGCTGGATGACAGTTATACTGTATAACAGTAAATCTAGCTGGCCGGTTGCTTGGGCAGGACAGCCTGCAGAGACAATCCATCAGAGGCCCAAGACTTTGGTATCATCTGTGTCAAAATGCAAAATGGTGACTCTTACTCTTACAGTGTAATATCAATCAATACAACTAAACACATCCATTAAAAACATCCACATGAATATACTCAATGCATCAAATGTTATGCAGAAAATCTTTTCCCCCCCGCTCTGTTTCTCTCTTTTATCTCATAAAATCCAGTAAAGGTTAAACAAACATTTAAATGTTACATATCCCATAAAAGTAAAAGAGAATAATGTTATGAGAACCCCCTGGTCTAGATAGCAACGATGCTTTGTGAAAAATATCTGTATAGTAGAGTGAactaaacatttacatgattttaCAGGTGGAAAGATGACATAATTctttagaataataataatacagcccCACAGTCTTCTGAACATGCGATGAGCTCTGGTTACTCACTCCGGTCATTGTCCATGTGATGTCAGGCCACGTGGCCTGTCACAGGTTGTGGTTGTGTCAGTGTGTTTACATGTTTTccactgtgaatgtgtgtgtgtttgtcagtatgtttgtgtgtctggtgCGTCTGCAGACTCAACAGTCCCCCGAGTTGTGCGAGTGTGGCCCGGTCTCCATTTTCCAGTCTCTCTGGTCGGTGGCCTCTGCCTGGCCGTGCTGGGAGGCAGCGGGGGACAGGGACATCTGTCTGCGGGGGTTTCCGCTGTGCATGGTGTTCCAGTGGCGCTTGAGATCCGACGCTTTGATGAAGGCTTTGTCGCACGAGCCGCAGTTGAACGGCCGCTCGCCTCGGTGCTGCCGTTCGTGGTCTTTCAGGTGAGACTTGTGCTTGAAGGCCTTTTCACACATTTGGCAGGCGAAGGGCCTCTCGTTGCTGTGGACCCGTTCGTGCCTCTTCAGGTCGGGACCCCTGATGAAGGCTTTGCCACATACGACGCAGCGGTGCGGCTTGAAGCCAGAGTGGATCTTCAGGTGCTCTTTGAGGTGGGCGGCGGTGGTGAAAGCTTTAGGGCAGTGCTCACAGCCATAGGGGCGGTTGGCGGTGAGCAGACGCTCTTTTTTGGCATTGTGGTCCATGGGCTTCGTTCCTGTGCTCTGGCAGGAGCCGTGGTCGCGGTGGCCATACAGCAGGTACTCCAGCTTCATGTCACTAGAGGAGGATGAACCCCAGCCGTGGCTGTGGGGGTCTTTGCTCAAGTTGGTGTTGTAGTTGTGCGGCTGGGTGACGTGGGAGCCCCCTGGCCCCATGCTGTCCATCCCCTGGTCGTAGAAGCTGTTCTTCCTCACCTCCTCCATGGCCAGCTCCTTCAGGATGGCGTCCTGGGCCCGCATCCCGTGGTCTCCGGGGGCCTGGTTCTCCCTGGTCTTCATGTTCGTCAGCTCCCGTTTCTGGGTGCACAGGTTATCCAGGAAGTTGATGCCCAGGATCTGGCCTGACGACATCATCATATTGATGTCCTTCTTCCTCACGGCGAGCCGAGCTGTGTACATGTAGTTAAGCACCTCCTCGAAGATGTCGGAGCGGATGAAGTCCAACTCCACGATGGAGTTGTCCTCGTCACTCTGCTTCTTAAAGAGCTTTTTAAAGTAGTTGCTGCAGGCGGCCAAGACACAGCGGTGAGCCCTGAATTCAATGTtttccaccaccaccactacatcACAGTGCTCACCTTCCATCCTCTGTTGGTTGAGCATCTTCAGGAAGGTGGCTTTATGGTCATAGTCGATATATCTCAGTAAGTCAGACATGGTGCAGGTCAAGTAGGAGCAACCTGAGGAGGAAACACATCCACATTCAGAGATGAAGCGGGTATGAGTGCACCGTGGAGGGTGGAGGCTGTACGTGCCTGTGGATAATACCCACAGGTTGAACGTACAGtccacggacacacacacacacacacacacacacacacacacacacacacacacacacacacagcacggACTCACTAGTAACAGCGCATTAGTTTCTGCAGCAGCATCACAAACACACAGTAACCTGAAAGTAGCTGCACAAGTCATGCACAaatccttgagaaaaaaaaacacgataGGCCCGACAGCGCTAAAAGACGTTGACATAAAATCCAAAGAGCGGCGCAAATAAACAGATGCACTTTTTACAACTCCACTAATGCGTTTTAGCCGCTGTGGTTGCGTGACAGTTGCGTTGCGTGTAAAAAGGATAACCTTAGCAAGAATATTTCACATTTCACTGCGCCCAGCCATTTTGGTCAGCAAGCCTCCATTGGCATGTTTCGGTGTCTTTAAAGCACTTGAGAAACAGCGGAGAAACACAGAGGCGCAAAAGCAAATAAAGCGCCAAAAGACGCGGCGCAGTAAAGTGCGCTGTCCGAGCGGAAGAACACCAAAGAAAAAGGTTTATACCCGAAGCCTGAACGCGATCCCTGTGTTGTCACGCAAGGCAGTCGACGACGATCCAGAGCTGTcgtttttcctcttcctcctcttgttGTGACTACTAGACTTCACAGGAAATGCTGCATTGTTCTGCTGCCACCTACAGCACCGGAGCACGCACACGCACAGAT
The DNA window shown above is from Sphaeramia orbicularis chromosome 17, fSphaOr1.1, whole genome shotgun sequence and carries:
- the LOC115437731 gene encoding zinc finger and BTB domain-containing protein 14-like, whose translation is MSDLLRYIDYDHKATFLKMLNQQRMEGEHCDVVVVVENIEFRAHRCVLAACSNYFKKLFKKQSDEDNSIVELDFIRSDIFEEVLNYMYTARLAVRKKDINMMMSSGQILGINFLDNLCTQKRELTNMKTRENQAPGDHGMRAQDAILKELAMEEVRKNSFYDQGMDSMGPGGSHVTQPHNYNTNLSKDPHSHGWGSSSSSDMKLEYLLYGHRDHGSCQSTGTKPMDHNAKKERLLTANRPYGCEHCPKAFTTAAHLKEHLKIHSGFKPHRCVVCGKAFIRGPDLKRHERVHSNERPFACQMCEKAFKHKSHLKDHERQHRGERPFNCGSCDKAFIKASDLKRHWNTMHSGNPRRQMSLSPAASQHGQAEATDQRDWKMETGPHSHNSGDC